TGGCTACTGAACCGGAAGCAAAGAAGGACTTCCACCACCATTTCCAGTCCTCAACACAGAGATGCATGTATGTTAAAACGAGGGATACTTCGGCGCAAACCACAACCAGAAGGATGAAAACAATCAAGAGAAACCCAAAAACATAATAAACTCGGCCCATCCATATGCTAGACATGATAAAGAATAGCTCAATGAAAAGTGTACCAAAGGGAAGAGTTCCAGCACCAAGAACTAGAAGCCAAGATGGGTACTTTTGAGCTGGTATTTCCCTAGGAATCTGGTTGGTTCGAACTGGGTATTCAATATGGGGTGCCTTTGCCCCAAAGTATCCTCCAATAAGGGTAAGGGGAACAGAAATGCAGAACCAGAGCAGAATCAGAATGATAAACAAAGAGATTGGAATGGCACCTGTGCTATGACTACCCCACAGTAGGAAATTCAGCATCGTTAGGATAAAAAAGGCAATACCAGGGAAAAAGCAAGCAGACCTCCAGGAAACTGACATCCATCCTTTGTGATCGCCACATCCTATGGTCCTCCAAAGACGAACTGCTACATAGCCGGCTGCAATACCCAGAATCATGTAGAATAAAAGCATACCTGTAATAAGAGTTCCACGGGAAGCTGGTGACATGAATCCAAGAGCAGCAAACAAGATTGTCACAACTGCCATCCCAAGGATTTGAACTCCATCTCCAACCATAACACAAAGAAGTGATGCATTGGTTGGGGCACGGAAAACATCCCCCACAACAAGTTTCCACCCAGATAACTCCTCATTCATCTGTGCTTGAGCCTCCTTGTCAAGCTCCTCATAACGAGTCAGATCCCGTCTCACAGTCCTCAAGAAAATGACAAGGACAATACCAGCAAGGAAGGTGATAACCATCAGAGAATTCATGATTGAGAACCAATGGACCTTTGACCCTTCCATCTTCAAATAAGCATCCCATCTTGATGGCCACTTGATATCACTCTCTTCAAATGTGACCTCATAGGTAAAAACAATTGGCTCATTTTCCTTAATTGGCATTGACACAGTGGTGGGATCGCACTTGATTGGAGATGGGTATTTGTCATACATTTTCGAGTTCTTCACGGACTGAACATTATGCATGAAGTTGCAAGGTACCACTTCAAATCCCACAACCATGTACCCTGGAATATCAGATCCTCCGTTCCCAATTGTCGGAATAACCTCAGCACCATCTCCAGTCCCCATCACACGTGCCATATTGGCCTCTTCATACTTATGAACAAGAACTGTAAACTTCAAATGGTTAAACACATAATATGCATCCTGAACCTTAATTCCAATAGGGTATCCTGTCCACCTCAACAAGTATGCATCCTTCTTAGTATACCTTATTGCCGGCAAATTATCAAGAATCAAATTAACCTGATACATCTCATCAATCCTCTCCTTCAAAAGCTTAAAGTTATCAGCAGACAAGGGGTCGGTTCGACACAAAAAGATCTCACTCTCATTCACATGCATCTTAAACCTATATGGGGAATTCTCAATCCTATCTCCCATAAGGAGCTCACCGAGATTTTCAGCACTATCCTTGATACCCTCTGCAGGCTGGCAAAAGGGCAGACTGTAATAGCTAAATGGCATCTCGGTATCAATAGAAGTGATGGAATTCACTTTCACGGATAAAGATTCACCGACATTGTATTTGTGGGGGTAGCTACCAGGAAGGTAAAATCCATATACGGATTGGAATATCATGCTAAGGGCCAAGATCCAGATCTTAAGATGAGAAAAATAGTCCATTTTTGGAATTCTCTGGTGAATAGTGCCAGATCTGGGAGACCCAGATCACGAAACGAGTGTATAAGAAAGATCCAATTTCAATTTCAGCGAGAATTGAAAATCAAAAGCTGAACAATACAGAACGTAAACAGATATCAAAAAACTAAACAAGGATTAATAAAACGAAGAGTAGATCTAACCAACCTTGTGAAGATAGTGAATCAAACAGAGAAATTGAGAGAAGGGCCTCAATGAACAATGAACAACAAACAGAAATGTTGGCAGCTTCAGGAAAATGGAACTTCTGGACAAGTAAGAGAGAGAGTGTCCGTTTGTGAAGGATTGGAAAGCACGCCAAAATGATTTATACGGTTTTTGGTCTCACCGAAGGAGATTGCCGAAGAGCGTGTCTTTCACGGATTGACGATAATATCCATTTCCCCTTTAACCATACGGTTttaactaaaaatcaaaatcgGAACCAGACTTCGAGCCCTTTGATTTTTAGTTATGGTTCTGAAAGATTTCAGTATATTTCttgtttttattttgattttagttttaatttgaattcaaatattgATTGctgtatataaaatataattttttaattttagaatagtAAATATctaatactaaaataataatacaaataataatattaatatttaaataatagtagtactaatattaatatttactatatacaagtttaagtaaaaatattatattattttaaatatagttattaattatataattttgatttaaaaatacatatataattaatatatataaaatagggatattatattattaatatgtaattcactcatataaataaattataaaataattagtatatttataatttaaatatcaaatatatacaaatacatatatatattattatagtttcaattaataatgatattatatttataatctatttatatataataaactaattaaattatttaaatatagtgTGATTATTAAAAACTTCTAACTATatgatttatataatttaattagttagtttatattatttttaataactttttaataGTTAAGAGAAAGaatcatattaaattatataaatagtttaatttataaaaaaagataaataatattaaatataaaagtaatcaaagagaataTATGcacatgaattaaatttttattaatttaatcaaataattcacaaataatttattattttatactcatatatatatatatatatatatatatatatatattaattaacattttataaaattaaaattttaattttgtaaatattattatataatatttggtaatataattgataagattatattaaaatcatataaaatataaaataaattattaaaattatatataatggaATTATAATAtcatgaaaattatttaaaaatatatacataaaatcaATTTTTCAATACCATTTTGATTTAATACGATTTTAGTAaggtttttaataaaaaaaaattaaaagcaaaattaaatagtaaaataaatttaatttaatatgattaaatttttataataataattatttttcaattccgATACAGTTTTCACTTcgattcaaatttttaaaaaccaTTCAAAACCATTCACGGGTGAGGGGAATGTaattgaatcaaatttttaaataattatttttttaatattaatctaattaaattagaataaataattaaaaatagtcaAAATAAGATATctaatttaatcaataaaaaatgttatttatatattatttaatattactttCAACAAAAATCTACTTGAAGatgattaaaaatttataaagtaataataaaaatattgtaaatgaaatatattacaaaaagtttataattagtttgattagtttattaatatattatatttaatattttaatgtcacaataattaaattaaattaaattatttaattatatccaAGTAACTTatccattttttttatatataagagGGATTGACTTGTTAAACCATCGTAACCCGATAAGAGTAAGAAATACCCTacaaattagtttatattaattttacaatAGTTCTAAGTGGACTCGAAAATTATCTCAAACCACTAAAGATTGATGCCACCGCTAGATTAGCTATAAATATGTCTAATTCTCACCTACCAATTGAGACATAACAGCTCACaacattaatataaaatattagcaTGGCGCAAATTCTTAACTATGTCTTCTTCCATTAGATCAAGGTCAACTTTAGAATAAATTTTTACTATTGACCGTTTGATCTCCATATTCCATGCTATCTATAGACCACATAATATAGTATGCAACTCCACATCCATTGAAGAACAAACACCCAGACGAATGTAATAATAACCTTTCAATTATACTCCACACTAGTTGCATAAGACCCTCCTGCACCTCCCCTTCCTAGGTTCTCTTTTGCCATCCCATAGGTGCTTAGTTTAACCGAATTAGGTAAGGGAGGTTACCAAACAATGTTTACCAACATTCGGGTACGGTTTGAAGCCTTATCGCTCTGTGAACACCAAGCTTAGAGATATTGTGCTAACTGTAACTTAAAACAACCGATTTATGGGCTTAACCAGTGACGAATGCCATGAAATACATCTTCATTCCTCCAATTTCATATCCACCATAAATCTAAACATAGGACCTATgcagaagatgaatcaaaatatAACTCACATTCAAAATATTATAACCGAAAGAACCAAGTAATAATATCTATAGATAAGAAAATACGAAAAGAGTCAGGCCTCCAAACCAAGATCAAAATTGTTGAGCCCTCAGACAATCtcgaaaaatatgaaaaatgtcCTCCACTACTGTCTCACGAAAGGTACAactcatgttttatgaaaactCATATTTTGTGAAAATCCCTACTTCCATCTTTTCATATTGGTCATAAGTTTTCCATGAATTAAAATCCAAATAAAACACTGAATACATTGAGAAACTAGAACACTCCAAATCATCTTCCAAACTGAATTGGGAGCGAAGGAGGAAGCATCGTACAACAAATTATATGTCGTTTTGACAGTAACTTGACCATTACGTGTGAGCTTCCATGCCGTTTGATCCATAGCACATACCTCAGCTGTCAAAGACTTGTCTTCCACTAGCTTACATCCCTCACTAGACAAATATGGTGTAATTTCATTCCAATTCCAATCATCATTCTTCCAATATTGAGTGACCACAGCTTGTTCATATGAATTTGGAAGGGGCTTGATTAAAAAATCTCGAAGAGGTCCCTTTCCAACCCAAGTATCGTTCCAATAGGATGTACTCATGCCATTGTCTACAGCCATATATAAGCTTTTTTGCAGTAATGGAAAGCTGTTAACAATATCTCTCTAAACAAAAGAGCTAGTAGGCTTAGAGACAGACACCTTCAAATTTAAACGTGAGTGAAAATACTTACCTTTTAGCACTTGCACCCATAATGCACGATCTTCTTTCAAAATCCTCCATCCCATCTTGGCCAGAAATACCAAATTCATTTATCGATATGATTTTAATCCCAAACCACCCTGGTTCATTGGTAAACAAAGCTGACTCTAATATACAAGATGCACTCTTTGCCCACCATGTATATC
This Manihot esculenta cultivar AM560-2 chromosome 6, M.esculenta_v8, whole genome shotgun sequence DNA region includes the following protein-coding sequences:
- the LOC110617271 gene encoding transmembrane 9 superfamily member 11 produces the protein MDYFSHLKIWILALSMIFQSVYGFYLPGSYPHKYNVGESLSVKVNSITSIDTEMPFSYYSLPFCQPAEGIKDSAENLGELLMGDRIENSPYRFKMHVNESEIFLCRTDPLSADNFKLLKERIDEMYQVNLILDNLPAIRYTKKDAYLLRWTGYPIGIKVQDAYYVFNHLKFTVLVHKYEEANMARVMGTGDGAEVIPTIGNGGSDIPGYMVVGFEVVPCNFMHNVQSVKNSKMYDKYPSPIKCDPTTVSMPIKENEPIVFTYEVTFEESDIKWPSRWDAYLKMEGSKVHWFSIMNSLMVITFLAGIVLVIFLRTVRRDLTRYEELDKEAQAQMNEELSGWKLVVGDVFRAPTNASLLCVMVGDGVQILGMAVVTILFAALGFMSPASRGTLITGMLLFYMILGIAAGYVAVRLWRTIGCGDHKGWMSVSWRSACFFPGIAFFILTMLNFLLWGSHSTGAIPISLFIILILLWFCISVPLTLIGGYFGAKAPHIEYPVRTNQIPREIPAQKYPSWLLVLGAGTLPFGTLFIELFFIMSSIWMGRVYYVFGFLLIVFILLVVVCAEVSLVLTYMHLCVEDWKWWWKSFFASGSVAIYIFLYSINYLVFDLKSLSGPVSATLYLGYSLLMVLAIMFATGTVGFLSSFWFVHYLFSSVKLD